The proteins below come from a single Benincasa hispida cultivar B227 chromosome 4, ASM972705v1, whole genome shotgun sequence genomic window:
- the LOC120075004 gene encoding basic leucine zipper 9 isoform X2 — protein MKRSASELALEEFLKRAATISPRDVIDPDDDIFKIEQRDQQVVRSPKRGKNFQDSTDATCFFGDIDFSYFFVKNNREIMDAIVNCGGGLAEASLWSQNLTHKHSSFSPTIDSQSSIVSSPTSASNLMGRDHQRGNNSGSSEDQSDDEIEAGSCEQSTDPLALKRIRRMISNRDSARRSRKRKQAHLAELENQVKQLKGENETLFNQLLDASQQYRDANTNNRVLKSDVDALRAKVKLAEDTLARGSMTCSLNQLLQSHLSTPQPLTALRRMSNVASPLGLPGDDVSYSGVTMSGQNPTAGLPNSDMHMKSGMGSEAVSCVSGIWPRN, from the exons ATGAAGCGTAGCGCCTCCGAGTTGGCTCTTGAAGAATTCCTCAAAAGAGCCGCCACGATCTCTCCCCGCGACGTTATCGACCCCGATGACGACATTTTCAAAATCGAACAACGCGATCAACAAGTCGTTAGAAGCCCTAAAAGAGGCAAAAACTTTCAGGATTCCACCGATGCCACCTGCTTCTTTGGCGACATCGATTTCAGCTAtttctttgtaaaaaataatcgG GAGATAATGGACGCAATTGTTAACTGTGGGGGTGGGCTGGCGGAGGCTTCTTTATGGTCACAGAATCTTACTCATAAGCATTCAAGCTTTTCACCCACTATAGATTCTCAATCTTCTATTG TGAGTAGCCCAACATCAGCCAGTAATTTGATGGGCAGAGATCACCAAAGAGGTAACAATAGTGGATCCTCTGAAGATCAATCTGATGATGAAATTGAAGCTGGCTCTTGTGAACAAAGCACTGACCCTCTTGCTTTGAAGAGAATCAGaag AATGATCTCTAATAGGGACTCTgcaagaagatcaagaaaaagaaaacaagctCATTTGGCTGAACTTGAGAACCAG GTGAAACAATTGAAAGGAGAAAATGAAACCTTGTTCAACCAGCTTTTAGATGCCAGTCAACAATATCGTGATGCTAATACGAACAACCGTGTCCTTAAATCAGACGTAGACGCATTGAGAGCTAAG GTGAAGTTGGCTGAAGATACACTTGCTAGGGGCTCAATGACCTGCAGCTTAAATCAGCTGCTGCAAAGTCATTTGAGCACGCCGCAACCACTAACGGCGCTTCGGAGAATGTCGAATGTTGCATCACCACTCGGTCTACCTGGAGATGACGTTTCTTATTCGGGTGTGACGATGTCGGGGCAGAACCCGACCGCAGGGCTCCCGAACTCAGATATGCATATGAAAAGTGGAATGGGTAGTGAGGCTGTTAGCTGTGTTTCTGGGATATGGCCTAGAAATTAG
- the LOC120075004 gene encoding basic leucine zipper 9 isoform X1 gives MKRSASELALEEFLKRAATISPRDVIDPDDDIFKIEQRDQQVVRSPKRGKNFQDSTDATCFFGDIDFSYFFVKNNRLQEIMDAIVNCGGGLAEASLWSQNLTHKHSSFSPTIDSQSSIVSSPTSASNLMGRDHQRGNNSGSSEDQSDDEIEAGSCEQSTDPLALKRIRRMISNRDSARRSRKRKQAHLAELENQVKQLKGENETLFNQLLDASQQYRDANTNNRVLKSDVDALRAKVKLAEDTLARGSMTCSLNQLLQSHLSTPQPLTALRRMSNVASPLGLPGDDVSYSGVTMSGQNPTAGLPNSDMHMKSGMGSEAVSCVSGIWPRN, from the exons ATGAAGCGTAGCGCCTCCGAGTTGGCTCTTGAAGAATTCCTCAAAAGAGCCGCCACGATCTCTCCCCGCGACGTTATCGACCCCGATGACGACATTTTCAAAATCGAACAACGCGATCAACAAGTCGTTAGAAGCCCTAAAAGAGGCAAAAACTTTCAGGATTCCACCGATGCCACCTGCTTCTTTGGCGACATCGATTTCAGCTAtttctttgtaaaaaataatcgG ttgcaGGAGATAATGGACGCAATTGTTAACTGTGGGGGTGGGCTGGCGGAGGCTTCTTTATGGTCACAGAATCTTACTCATAAGCATTCAAGCTTTTCACCCACTATAGATTCTCAATCTTCTATTG TGAGTAGCCCAACATCAGCCAGTAATTTGATGGGCAGAGATCACCAAAGAGGTAACAATAGTGGATCCTCTGAAGATCAATCTGATGATGAAATTGAAGCTGGCTCTTGTGAACAAAGCACTGACCCTCTTGCTTTGAAGAGAATCAGaag AATGATCTCTAATAGGGACTCTgcaagaagatcaagaaaaagaaaacaagctCATTTGGCTGAACTTGAGAACCAG GTGAAACAATTGAAAGGAGAAAATGAAACCTTGTTCAACCAGCTTTTAGATGCCAGTCAACAATATCGTGATGCTAATACGAACAACCGTGTCCTTAAATCAGACGTAGACGCATTGAGAGCTAAG GTGAAGTTGGCTGAAGATACACTTGCTAGGGGCTCAATGACCTGCAGCTTAAATCAGCTGCTGCAAAGTCATTTGAGCACGCCGCAACCACTAACGGCGCTTCGGAGAATGTCGAATGTTGCATCACCACTCGGTCTACCTGGAGATGACGTTTCTTATTCGGGTGTGACGATGTCGGGGCAGAACCCGACCGCAGGGCTCCCGAACTCAGATATGCATATGAAAAGTGGAATGGGTAGTGAGGCTGTTAGCTGTGTTTCTGGGATATGGCCTAGAAATTAG